CGTCATCTCACACAACTCGAGCCAGGTACTGCCGGAGTGCCTCGAGCGCCTGCAGGCGCATTACCCTCATGCCCAGCGGGTGGTAGTAGACGCCGCTTCGTCGGATGGGAGCCTCGAGCTAGCGCAGCGGTGGCCGGGCCTCCAAACCCTTAGCGTCCCCAACCGGGGGTATGCGTATGCGGCGAACCGGGGTCTCGAGGTGGCAGTGGGGGACTACGTCGCCATCATGAACAGCGACGTCTACCTGGAAGCTGGCGACCTCGAGGCCCTCGTTGCAGCTTTGACTGCCCATCCCAAGGCCGTGATGGCAGGCCCGGTTCTCATAACCCCCCAAGGCCACCCCCAATCCTTTGGCCCGCTATACGCTCCTCACTACTTCAAGCTCCATAAGCCCAGGCCCGTCACATGGATTTCCGGCGCCTTGATCGTGCTCAGGCGCGACCGCCTGCCAGAGCTAGGCGGTATGGATGAGCGTTTCTTCTTCTACAACGAGGACATGGAGTGGAGTATTCGCGCCCGCCGCAAAGGTTTCCAGGTGCTGCTCGTCCCCAGGAAGGTCCTGCACCTAGGCGGCGCCTCAACCCCCAACGACCCGCGCTTCATCGCCGAAGGCTACCGAGGGGGGTTGCTACTGAGCCAGACTCACTATTCCTGGATTCACGGCCTGCACCGTAAAGCGGTATTGCTCGAGGCCCAGTTACGCATCTTGCTCGATCCCAACCCCAAGCGCAAAGCAGCCTACAGTTTGCTTCTGAGCCGCCTGAGACAACAAAAAGGCCTGCCCTCTTCCTTTTTATTGGAAGAACGCAGTAAGATACGCCCGTAACGATTACGGGGCAGTGGGTCCTCATTGCGAGTGTAGTGCCCCCAATACTCCTTCGATGTTCAAATGTCACACCCGACCCGCTGACTGTAGGTTACGGTCTGGGTGTTTATAAATGCCCAGGCGAAGAGAAGCGTGTCCAGAACGCTGTTTTGGCACGATCTATAGACCCGGTATATATCTTGACTGGGCGTCTTTGCCCTCTTATGATCCTCTCAAGAAAAAGGAGCCGGAATAAATCCAGCTTCCTCAAAGGAGGATCACCATGAAAAAGCTCGCCTACAAAATCTTCGCTCTGGTTGCTAGCCTCGTAGCCCTCGGTCTCGCTGCTGGCGCTGGCCTTGAGTGGTCGTGAGTTTATAATCGCCATAGGGGTGCAAGTTGTGAAACTTGCACCCCTTAATTTTTGTTTTACCCTTACAGTGAAAGCTATATGCAGCCACCGGCTTTGCCTCCTCGTCGAGTGCTCGTCTATATTTTCAGCCTAGTCATTGCGCTAGTCGGGTTGTTCTATGGCCTCACATTACTCCCTCATGAAAATGCACCTCGAGTCATCGATCTGCTGTTTTGGGGGTCGTTACTCATCTGGTCATCGAGAATAAGTATTCAACTTCCGTTTTTTGCCAGCATTTCCCACTCCTTTGTTATCCACCTTGCAAGCGTCGTGCTCTTCCCGGCCTGGATTCCCCCCATCCTGGCAGCAGTATTCCGCTACAAGAAATTGGATGAATTCAATCCATGGTATAAAGACCTTTTCAACCGTCTCCAGTTTGGTCTATCTGCTGGTTTAAGTGCTCTAGCATGGCACCTTCTGAGTGCGCTAAGTTTGGGTGGTATCGCTTCATTAATCCCAATGATTGGGGCCTCATTGGTCTATTTCATCGCGAATGTGAGTCTAGTCGTTTACGCAATTCATCTTTCATCCAATGTTGCTATACGTAAAATATGGGCTACTAATGTAAGTTGGCTTTCAGCCAGTTATCTCCTGTTAGCCCCAATAGCCCTCTTCCTGGCAAGCGCATACACCAAACCGCTGGTCGGCGACTGGGGAGGGTTTACAGTTCTTGTCTTCATGGTGCTGTTGTACTTTTCTCGCTTCTATTGGGATGAGAAAGTAAAGCTCGAGGATTCCTTCAATGCTACCATCGATACCTTGGTGCAGGCACTCGATGCCAAGGACACCTTCACGCGCCTGCACTCCGAGCGGGTTTCCGCCATTTCGGTGGATCTGGCCAAAGCCAAAGGGCTTGACGAAGCCGATCGGCGCAAAATTGCCTACGGGGCTCGCATTCACGACATCGGCAAGGTGGGCATTCCCGATGATGTGCTGCTCAAGCCCGTCCGGCTGACCAGTCAGGAATTCGAACTCATCAAAAGCCACACCACTCGAGGGGTCGAGATTCTCAAGCCGGCGGCCCGTTACTTCAAGGAAGTTTTGCCCATCGTGCTCTATCACCACGAGCGCTGGGATGGGCGCGGGTATCCCGAGGGGCGGGCAGGGGATGCCATCCCATTGTGGGCTCGCATCGTCTGCATCGCGGATGCCTACGAAGCCATGACGGCGGGGCGCTCCTACTCTTCGCCTAAATCACCCGAGCGGGCGATGCAAGAACTCGAGGACCTCGCCGGAGACCAGTTCGACCCGGAACTGGTTAAGCTCTTT
The window above is part of the Calidithermus timidus DSM 17022 genome. Proteins encoded here:
- a CDS encoding glycosyltransferase family 2 protein — protein: MELSILVISHNSSQVLPECLERLQAHYPHAQRVVVDAASSDGSLELAQRWPGLQTLSVPNRGYAYAANRGLEVAVGDYVAIMNSDVYLEAGDLEALVAALTAHPKAVMAGPVLITPQGHPQSFGPLYAPHYFKLHKPRPVTWISGALIVLRRDRLPELGGMDERFFFYNEDMEWSIRARRKGFQVLLVPRKVLHLGGASTPNDPRFIAEGYRGGLLLSQTHYSWIHGLHRKAVLLEAQLRILLDPNPKRKAAYSLLLSRLRQQKGLPSSFLLEERSKIRP
- a CDS encoding HD-GYP domain-containing protein, yielding MLVYIFSLVIALVGLFYGLTLLPHENAPRVIDLLFWGSLLIWSSRISIQLPFFASISHSFVIHLASVVLFPAWIPPILAAVFRYKKLDEFNPWYKDLFNRLQFGLSAGLSALAWHLLSALSLGGIASLIPMIGASLVYFIANVSLVVYAIHLSSNVAIRKIWATNVSWLSASYLLLAPIALFLASAYTKPLVGDWGGFTVLVFMVLLYFSRFYWDEKVKLEDSFNATIDTLVQALDAKDTFTRLHSERVSAISVDLAKAKGLDEADRRKIAYGARIHDIGKVGIPDDVLLKPVRLTSQEFELIKSHTTRGVEILKPAARYFKEVLPIVLYHHERWDGRGYPEGRAGDAIPLWARIVCIADAYEAMTAGRSYSSPKSPERAMQELEDLAGDQFDPELVKLFKEIWLQDPIWKDREVFLRSYTSPVPLSELPSLSRSESASVTSKELS